TCCAGCCGGAAAAATCGCCGGATATGACCGCGCCGACGCCGAGCGCCCAGAGCGAAAAGACGCCCGCGTGCCGTTTCAGTCCACGTTTGTCAAAATAGTCCTGCCCGGGGACATGATACGAAACCCCGCCTTCGTGTCGTTTGTTTTCGTTAGACATTTTCATTCTCCCTGGGAGCCTGTCGGACTTGAAAGAAGCAGCTTCGAAAGAATCGGCTGCGGCGACGGGGTAATGGATTCATTTCCCATTCGCCTCGCTACGATCCTCCAAGCCCGACAGGCTCCTGACCCGAGGTTGGTGCACCGAACAACCGACCCGTTCTGCGCGAGCCGTATTGTGCGATACGTTACATTTGCTACATTTCTACTAAATTACGTAATATTTGTTATAACAGCTTGAGCCGAATGTCAACTCTGAAATGAATTCACATGGGAGCCTGTCGGACTTGGAGGATCGAAGCGAGGCGAGTGGGGAATGGAGGCCAGTTTCCCGCTCTTTTGAGGATGAGTGATTCTATTCGGACGAAAAAGACGGGTTGTGGGCCTATTATCCCATCGTCGCAGCCGATTCTTTCGAAGCTGCTTCTTTCAAGTCCGACAGGCTCATAGGCGCGGGCTGGCATGCATAATCGCTATGGAGGGCGACGTACATGGATGAAAGCATTGCACAACGGGTTACGGCGAAAATCAGTGCCATGCCTGCAAGCGAACGCAAGGTCGCGCAGACGCTGATCGCGAATTTCCCGTTGGCGGGCCTCAAGACGGTCGCAGAGTTTTCCAGGGATGCCGGGGTGAGCGCGCCGACCGTCCTGCGTTTCCTGACGCGCATCGGATTCCAGAACTACGGTGCGTTTCAGGCGGCCCTGAAGGAAGAGCTGGGCGCACGGCTGCAGTCTCCGCTGGCGCGTTCCGAGCGGTTAGGCCAGCCGATCAACGGCCAGACGACCTCGACGTTCGTCCGTGCGGTCGAGGAAAACATCGCCGAAACGCTCGCCCACCTCGGGCAGGCCGAGATCGAAGCCACCGCCGCGCTGCTGGGCGATAAAAAACGCACGGTCTACCTCGTCGGCGGTCGCTTCACCGACCCCGTCGCCCGCTATGCGGCCGCCCACCTGCGCATCATCCGCCCGCGTGTCGTGCATCTCGATGGACAGGAGAGCAGTTGGCACGACCGGCTGCTGGACATGACGCGCGCCGATGTCCTCGTGCTGTTCGACATCCGGCGCTATCAACCCAGCCTGCTGCGTTTCGCTGAAGCCGCGGTGGATCGACGAGTGGTCGTGGTCCTGTTCACCGACCAGTGGCTGTCGCCGCTGTCGAAGCTGGCCAGACATGTTTTCGCCGCGCACACTTCGGTGCCCTCGCCGTGGGATTCCAGCGCAGCGTTGTTCGTCCTCGTAGAGCTTCTGCTGGCCAGAATCACGGAGAAATCGGCACCGGCCAGCGTGCAGCGCATCCGTAAAATGGAGCGCCTGAAACCGCATGAATCCAGCGCTGCCGCCGGCGGCAAGCCGTCATCCGGATAAACGCGACCTTCCCCCTCACGCCCAACCGAGTCTGTCTGCCATGTCGCTGAGCGTATTTGACCTGTTCAAAATCGGCATCGGGCCGTCCAGCTCGCATACGGTCGGCCCGATGAAGGCCGCCCTGCGTTTCGCCAGCGCCCTGGAGCGCGCCGGCTTGCTCGCCGCCACCACGCGACTGCGGGTGCAGTTGTATGGATCGCTCGGGCATACGGGCCGCGGTCACGGCAGCGATCGCGCGGTGTTGCTCGGGCTGTCGGGCGAGACGCCCGAGGCGGTCGACCCGGATACGGTTGCGCAGCGGCTCGCCGCCATCGCCGAGCAGAAGACGCTGCACCTGCTCGGCCGACATCCGGTTGCTCTGCATCCGAGAGAGGATCTCGTATTCCACAAGCGTCAGCGCCTGCCGCTGCACCCCAATGGCATGCGCTTCGAGGCTTTCGATGCGACGGGCGGACTGCTGCTGGCGCGTGAGTTTTACTCGGTGGGGGGCGGTTTCGTGCTCACCGCGGACGAAGCCGGCGAACCTCGTATCGATGCCGACGAAACGCCCTTGCCCAACCCCTTCGCCAGCGCCACAGCCCTGCTCGAACGTTGTCGCGTGCGCGGCTGCTCGATTGCCGTCCTCATGCGCGAGAATGAGCGCGTATGGCGTAGCGACCGCAAGATCGACCAGGGTTTGATCGAGATCTGGAACGTCATGCAGGCCTGCGCGGCGCGTGGCATTGCTGCCCGCGGCGAACTGCCCGGCGGCTTGCATGTGCCGCGCCGCGCGCCAGTGCTGCACGCCCGCCTGGCCGCGCAGTCCGGGGCTGCACACGATGCGTTGGCCGTGCTGGACTGGGTCAACCTTTATGCTATCGCCATCAACGAAGAAAATGCCGCCGGCGGCCGCGTGGTCACGGCGCCGACCAACGGCGCGGCAGGCGTGATCCCCGCGGTGCTGCACTACTACACGCGTTTCGTGCCGGGCGCCGACGCGCATGGCGTGATCGACTTCCTGCTCACTGCCGGCGCCATCGGCATGCTCTACAAGGAAAACGCCTCGATATCCGGGGCCGATGTGGGCTGCCAGGGCGAGGTCGGGGTGGCCTGCTCGATGTCCGCCGGCGCGCTTGCAGCGGTGCTCGGCGGCACACCGGAGCAAATCGAGAACGCAGCCGAGATCGGCATGGAACATAACCTCGGCCTGACCTGTGACCCGGTGGCCGGGCTGGTGCAGATACCCTGTATCGAACGCAACGCGATGGCTGCGGTCAAAGCTATCAACGCCGCCCGCATTGCGCTGCGCGGCGACGGCTCGCACCGCGTGTCGCTGGACCGCGTCATCCGTACCATGCTGGATACCGGTCGCGACATGAAGGTCAAATACAAGGAAACTTCGCGCGGCGGACTGGCTGTGAATCTGATCGAATGCTGAATTACCGTGCGCAGGCCATGCGGTATGCGCTGCTTCGAGGATCGGGCCGGACCGTGGACCCAGCTCGGGCTGGCTCCGGCCGGCGATACTGAACGACGCAAGTAACCACCACCCCGGGAGTCCATTATGAAACCCACTGTTCTGATCACGGGTGCCAATCGTGGCATCGGCCTGGAATTCGTGCGCCAATACGTCGACGAGGGCTGGCGCGTCCACGCCTGCTGCCGTCATCCCGATGCCGCGAATCAGCTTTACGAACTGGCCGGACCCGATGTCCTCGTGCATCGACTCGACGTGGCCGACGCCGGGCAGATCACCGCGCTTGCCGGCAAGTTGCGCGACGAGCCACTGGATCTTCTGATCAACAACGCCGGCGTCTACGGTCCGCCCGGCGCGCGCTTCGGCGCACTCGAACCGGAGGGCTGGCTCGATACGCTGCGCATCAACAGCATCGCCCCGCTGCTCATGGCGCAAGCTTTCCGGAATCACATCGAGGCGGGCGGCGGGCGCACCATTGCCACGCTGACCAGCAAGATGGGCAGCATCGGCGATAACGCCTCCGGCGGCAGCTACATTTACCGTTCGTCGAAGGCGGCGTTGAATGCTGCGCTCTACAGCCTGTCGCTCGACCTCGCGCCGCACATCAAGGTGCTGATTCTGCATCCCGGCTGGGTGCGCACGGACATGGGCGGCCCGAGCGGCGAGATCGACGCCGTGGAGAGCGCGCGCCGGTTGCGCGGCCTGATCGCCGACGCGGGCCCGGCCGACAGCGGGCGCTTCACCGATATCGACGGCTCGACGATTCCCTGGTGAGAAAACCCCGCACTCAGAGGATGCGGCAGGCTTCTTCGAAGCTCAGGCGGGGATTGCGCGGATAGCGTCTGGACACGTCGCCGTAACCGAGGTTGAGCAGGAAATTCGACTTCCAGCGGCCATCGGGGAAGAACTCCGCATCCACCTTGGCATTGTCGAAACCGGACATCGGGCCGCAGTCCAGCCCCAACGCGCGGGCGGCAAGAATCAGATAGCCCGCCTTGCAGGCTGGCGTTGAGCACCATGGTGCGCGTGCGCAACGCCTCGTTGCCGGCGAACATGTCGCGCGCGTTCGGATTGTTCGGAAACAGCGTCGGCAGATGCTCGTGGAACTTTGTGTCGTAGCTGACGATGACCGTCACCGGGGCACTGCGCGTCTTGTCCACGTTGCCGGGCGAGAGCGCCGGCACCAGCCGTTCCTTGGCTTCCTGACCGGTGACGAAGACCAACCGCGCCGGGCTGACGTTCATGCTCGTCGGCGCCCATTTCATCAGTTCGTAAAGCTCATGCAGCAGGGCTTCGTTGACCGGTTTCGGTAGCCAGTGCACATGCGTATGCGCGTCGCGAAACAGCTTCGCAAGCGCGGTGTCGTCAAGGCGCATACCGCTGGCTGCGGCGCTGATTTGCTCATGTCCCATTACAAAATTTCTCCATCAACAGGGGGGGATTCAACCCAGATCATTCATTCGGCAAGGCGAAGATTGCGCCTGACAGACTCAAACTTTCGGCAGATCAAACAACAGAACCTCGGCATCGAATCCGTCGCGCAGATGCAGCAAGGGCTGCCCGCTCACGCTGGCCGCATCGCCTGCCTTTAGAGGGGTGCCGTCGAGCGTCAGTTCCCCTCGCGCGACGTGCACGTAGGCAATCCGGGAGTCGTGCAGGCTGTAGGTGACGGCTTCGTCGCCGGTGAGCAGCGCGCCGTACACGCGCACATCCTGATGCAGGCGCACCGATTCTTGCGCGGCATCCGGCGAGGCCAGCAGGCGCAAGCGTCCGCGACGCTCGTCCACGGGAAATGCGCGCTGCTCGTAACCCGGTGCAATACCCCGTTCGGCAGGCTGAATCCAGATTTGCAGCAGATGCAGCAGCTCCGTGGACGAGTGATTCATTTCGCTATGGCGAATGCCGGTGCCGGCGCTCATGCGCTGCACCTCGCCGGGGCGGATCACGCCATGCGTGCCGGTGCTGTCGCGGTGTTCGACCGCGCCTTCGAGTACATAGGTGAGGATCTCCATGTCCTGATGCGGATGCGTGGGAAAACCGGCGCCGGGCGCGATGCGATCCTCATTGAGGACGCGCAGCGCGGACACGCCCATGTGGCGCGGGTCGTAATAATCGGCGAAGGAAAAGCTGTGCCAGCTGTCAAGCCAGCCATGCACGGCGTGGCCGCGGTCGGCGGCCTTGCGCAGAGTCAGCATGGGATACTCCTGTCTGTGAGGTGTCATGGAGGACACTATCCCACCCCATGCGGCACAGGCGGGCGAAATGTTTCGAGCAGGCCGTTCAAATCGACTGAACCCTGATAACCCATCAGGCGAGGCGCCAATTACACAACCCATTGTGTTAGAAGTATTTTAATTCAGCGTACAGCATCGTTGCCCATGCCCGTGCGAAGAAGCATTCTGTGTGTTCAACGATCAAGCAAGGGCGCCTCGCCTGATGAATGATCCGGGTCGCACAAGACCGGGCCGGGTCAGCGTGCCTCGCCGGCGCGCGCCAGCGCCCAGATCTCGACCCGTTTCACACCCGCACGGCGCAGCACGCGCGCCAACTCGGCTGCGGTGGCGCCGGTGGTCATGACATCGTCGACAATCGCGACCGCTGCCGGCAGGCGGGCGCGCGAACTGACGGCAAAGGCACCGCGCAGGTTGCGCAGCCGCTGCCTGGCCGGGAGTTGCATCTGCGCCCGGGTCGCGCGCACCCGGCGCAGCGCGAAAGCGTCAACCCGCACGCCCCAGTGCCGCGCCAGCGGACGGGCCATTTCCAGTGCCTGATTGTAGCCACGCTCGCGCAGGCGGGCCCGATGCAACGGCACTGGCAGCAAGAGTGCCGGCGGGCGTCGTCCGGCCCGCTCGGCAGCGTCGATCAGCAGCGCGGCGCACAAGGTCGCATGCGCGAGACGACCACGGAATTTGAACTCGGCGATCAGCCGGTCGACCGGCTCGGCGTAACGCAGCGGCGCGAACACCGCGTCGTACGGCGGCGGTCGGCGCAAACAACGCCCGCACACCGTGCCCGCAATCGGCGCCAGCGGTCGCCCGCAACACGCGCAGGCATGCTCGACCTGTGGCAACCCGCCCGCGCAGGCCGCGCACAACGCGCGTCCGGCGGATCCCGGCGCGCCACACAGCACGCACACCGGCGGATAGATAACATCCAGCCCTTTACGCAACAAACCGATTCCGCGCATGCTCATCCCCACTCACCCCAAGGGTCGTCTATGCTGACGCTTTATCCTCCGGCCGCCAAGCGACGGCACGCCACGACACACATCCCAGGCCACCGATGAAGACCGTTCCCGACTTCCGCTCTCCCGCGTTTCTGCGCGAGCACATCCGCCGCACAATGGCTTTCTATCACCCACGCTGTATCGACCCGGCGGGCGGCTTCTTTCACTATTTCCGCGACGATGGCGCGATTTACGACACTGCGCACCGGCATCTGGTCAGCAGCACCCGTTTCGTATTCAACTACGCCAAGGCTGCTGTCGCATTCGGCGAGCCCGCCTATCTCGACGCCGCGCGTCACGGCCTGGCCTATCTGCGCGACGTGCACCGCGACCCCGCCACCGGCGGCTATGTCTGGACGCTGCGCGCCGGCCAGCCCGAGGACCGCACCAACCACGCCTATGGCCTGGCCTTCGTGCTGCTGGCCTACGCCAGCGCCCTGCGCGCCGGCATCGCCGAGGCCCGGCCCTGGCTGAACGAAACCCGCGACTTGCTCGAAACCCATTACTGGGACGCCGCCGCCGGGCTCTACCGCGACGAGGCCGATGCGCAGTGGCACTTCACAACCTACCGCGGGCAGAACGCCAACATGCACCTGTGCGAGGCGCTGCTCGCCGCCTACGAGGCCACCGCCGAGACCTTCTACCTCGACCGCGCGCTCACCGTCGCCGACCACATGACGCGCCGTCAGGCGGCCAAGACCGGCGGAATCATCTGGGAACACTACGACGTTCACTGGGAACCGGACTGGGATTACAACCGCGACCATCCCAGGCACCTGTTCCGCCCCTGGGGTTTCCAGGCCGGTCATCAGACCGAATGGGCCAAGCTGCTGTTGATCCTGGAGCGCCACGCACCGCGCGACTGGCAGCTGCCGACCGCCCGCCACCTGTTCGACACCGCCCTGGAGCGCGCCTGGGACGCGGACTGCGGCGGCCTCTGCTACGGCTTCGCGCCGGACGGCACGATCTGCGACGACGACAAATACTTCTGGGTGCAGGCCGAATCGCTGGCCGCCGCCGCAGTGCTCGCCACGCGCACCGGCGACGCGCGATACTGGAGCGGGTACGCGCGCATCTGGCGCTACGCCTGGGCGCATTTCGTCGACCACGAGTACGGCGCCTGGTACCGTATCCTACACCGCGACAATCGCAAGTACAGCGACGAGAAAAGCCCCGCCGGCAAAGTCGATTATCACACCATGGGCGCCTGCTACACGGTGCTCGAACTGCAACCGTAAGCGGTTGCGATACCGTGACACCGCGGCGCCGCAACCCAATCTGGAGGATCCGCATGACGCAACAACACGACACGCGCGTACCGGCCAGCCCGGAGCGCGATCATTGGAACGAACGCTACGCCGCGAAGGAGTTTATCTGGTCGGTGCAGGCCAACGCTTTCCTCGTCGCCGAAACGACGGATCTGCCGGCCGGCCGCGCGCTGGACCTCGCCGCTGGCGAGGGGCGCAATGCCATCTGGCTCGCCGAACGCGGCTGGCAGGTGCGGGCCGTGGATTTCTCCGAAATCGCCGCAGAAAAGGGTCAGCGCCTGGCCGAAAGCCGCGGCGTCGGCGAGCGCGTCGAGTTCGAGGTCGCCGACCTGCGCGTCTACACCCCGCCTGCGGCCAGCTTCGATCTGGTCATCCTGATGTATCTGCATCTGCCGCATGACGCGCTGTTCCCCGTGCTCGCCCGCGCAGCGGATGCCGTCGCTCCCGGCGGCACCTTCCTGCTGCTCGGCCACGACGCCTCCAATCTCGAACATGGCCATGGCGGTCCGCAGAATCCGGCCGTGCTGTACACCCCGGAGCAGATCGTCGGCACGCTGGGCGACCGGCTCGAAATCGAACAGGCCGGCGTGTTCGACCGCCCGGTAGACACACCCGCAGGCACGCGCATCGCCAAGGACTGTCTCGTACGCGCCCGGCGAGCGGATTGAAACACCACCGTGCGGCGCCGGTCAGGCTTTCTCGCCCTGCCGTCGCCGCGGCCGCGTCAATCCGGATAATTTTCCTCGTCTTCCTGCGCCAGAGCGTCGTCCAGCGACACCCAGGCCAGCCGGCTGCCGACCCAGATGTGCCGGTTCGGCGGATAGTGGTCGGCGTGGTCCAGCGTGGTCACGCTGATATCGAGCGTTCCCGGCGACAACACCGTCCACAGCGCCATCTGCGCGCCGCAGTCGGGGCAGAAATGCCGCTCGCTGCCGGCGACCGCGCTATAGCGACGCGGCTCGCCCTCGGTCCACCGAAAACTCGCGATCGGCACCGTCGCCCACGTCACGTGCGTGCCGCCGGTGGTGCGCCGGCAGATGGAACAATGACACACCGCCACGTCGTCCAGCGCATTCGTCTCGACCGCGTAGCGACAGGCACCGCAATGACATCCACCCTCAATCAACGCCTTCTCCCAGAATGCCCCCTGACAGCTTGGCAGCATCGCCGCAGCCCGGCAACGGGCCGGGGCGCCTGCGCATACCCCGATTCCCATTCGTACCCGCTTTTGGCAAAGTAACGAAGTGCGTCGAAGCGCACCAACCGGCATCATCACGACGAAGGAAAACATATGAACTGGTACCTCGACGTTCTCAGAAAATACGCCGTGTTCAGCGGTCGCGCGCGCAGAAAGGAATATTGGTTTTTCATCCTGTTCAACCTCATCGCCTCATTCATTTTCGGCGTCATCGACGGCATCGTCGGTGTTGCCATGCACAACGACAATTTCTCGCTGTTCGGCACGCTCTACGCGCTCGCCGTACTGATTCCAGCCATTGCGGTAGGCGTCCGCCGCCTGCACGACACCGGCCGTACCGGCTGGTGGATTCTCATTGGCCTCATCCCGCTCATCGGCTGGATCGTGCTGCTGATCTTCATGGTTCAAGACAGTCAGCCGGGCGCAAACGTCTACGGCTCCTCACCGAAGGAAGCGGCCGCCTGACCGCTCGAGCGGGCCGCAGGGTCGCGAGTTGATGCACACGGCAACCCGTACACTGCCCGCCGCAGGGCGCGCGACTTGCCAGCATCGCCCTGCGCCCCTACGCTAGCGACCGCATGAACGCCGTCGTCCCACCCAAATCGCTGACCCGCCTGACCGGTCGCGCCATCGCCGATTACCGCATGATCCGCGCCGGCGACCGCATCCTGCTCGGCTTGTCCGGCGGCAAGGACTCGCTCAGCCTGCTGATGCTCTTGCTGCATTTTCAGCGCCGCGCGCCGGTTCGCTTCGAGATCGGCGCGATCACTGTCGACCCGCAGTCGCCCGAGTTCGATCCGAGCCCGCTGATTCCGTATATGAACGAACTCGGCGTACCGTATTTCTACCAACGCGAGCGCATCCTGGACCTGGCCGGCGAGCACATGGACAACGATTCCTACTGCGCCTTCTGCGCGCGCATGAAGCGTGGCGTGATGTACAGCACGGCACGGCGCGAGGGCTACAACGTCATCGCTCTGGCGCAACATCTGGACGACCTGGCCGAGAGCTTCCTGATGTCCGCCTTCCATGGCGGGCGCCTTAACACCATGAAGGCCCATTACGTGACCGATGCCGGCGACCTGCGCGTGATCCGCCCGCTGGTCTACGCGCGCGAACGCCAGACGCGCGATTTCGCCCAAGCGGCGGCGCTGCCGATCATCACCGAGAACTGCCCCGCCTGCTGCGGCAGGCCAACCCAGCGCGAGCACATGAAACAACTGCTCGCGCGCGAGGAAGCCGAGCAACCGCGCCTGTTTCGCAACCTGCTCTCGACCCTGCGCCCACTGATGGCCGCGGGGCAGCCCGAAGAAGCCTAATGGCTGCTCTGCTCGCGCGTCTGCTGCTGCGGCTGTTCGGCCTGCTCCCGCTGCGCATCAACCAGGCCGTGGGCGGCGCGCTCGGCGCCTCGATCTGGCTGTTGTCGCCCAAGCTGCGCCGTATCACCCTCACCAATCTTGCGCTCTGTTTCCCTGAATCCGACCCCGCCTGGCGTCGGCGCACCGGGCGCCGCAGCCTCATCGAAAGCACCCGCGCGCTCACCGAAGCGCCCTGGCTGTGGCGCCAGACGCCCGAGACGCTGCGCGGCCTGCTCCATCCCAGCGATGATTTGAAGCTGTTGCACAGTGCGGGTCAGCACGGCGAAGCCATCCTCGCCACCCCGCACCTCGGCAGTTGGGAATTCGCCGGGCTCTACCTGGCGACACTCCGCCCGACCACCGCGCTCTACCGTCCGCCGCGCATGCAGGCTCTGGACGGCCTGATCCGTGCCGCCCGTGCTCACACCGGTTCGCGCCTGGTGCCGACCACGCCGACCGGCCTGCGCGCCCTGCGCCAGGCACTGGCGCGCGGTGAAGCCGTCGGTCTACTGCCGGACCAGACCCCCAAGGGCGGCGGGGGCGTGTTCGCGCCGTTCTTCGGCCACCCCGCCTACACCATGCGGCTGCTGTCTACGCTGGCGCGGCGCGCGTGCACGCCCGTCGTACTCGCGTACTTCGAACGGCTGCCTCGCGGGCAGGGTTTTCGCCTGCACAGCACCGCCGCTACCGACGCCATCTATAACGCTGACACGGCCCGTGCCGCAGCGGAACTCAACCGCTGTGTCGAAAGCCTCGTACGCCAGTGCCCGGAGCAATACCTGTGGAGCTACCGGCGCTTCAACCGCTACCCACCGGGCGCGCCTGATCCTTACGCCACACCAAACTGAATGCGTGAGCGCATCGCACACGCACACGTCACCGCTTCGGCATGCCCCTAAATGAAGGTGAATTGGACATTCGCGGCAGATGTGGCATCACGATAAATTCCTGCGCGTAAATCGACGCGTCAGCACCGAGTGCGCCACACTCGATCACCAGTGGCAGACCGATGGTACCGTCCGATACTGTGAGCTGATACCGACTTGGCCCGATGCTGCAACACGTCCAGGACACATTTCGTTTATGCGGAACTGGCAAGATTCAACTGCCGAATTCAGTGATCCAATAATCCATTAGACACGACGATAATTGCGCAGGGTTGAAATTACAAAGCGTTCTTCAATGAGCCGCATCGTTGCGCGATGCACGAGCGAAGCAGTCATCCGTGAATTCAAAGGTATGGCAAGGCCCGTTATTTAACGGGTTAGCTGGGTTCAAAACTTGTCCGAAGAATTCACCGGCGACATACGACGAAGAACATCATCGTGCAGAACAAAATGATGATACAAAGCGGCCACCGTATGCAGCATGATGATGCCCGCCAGGCTCTCCGCAATCGCCGCATGTATCGGCAATACTTCTCTGAAAACAAGCACGGGGTTGGGGTGAATGGGCAAAGCGACGTGCCATGCGAAAAACCAAAGGCCTTTGCCCAGCAGACCCATCATCCAGATTCCCACCGCCGATTGAATGAAAATCAGGCCGTACAGCAACACATGCACCGCTTCCGCCAGGCGTGCGTTTAAAGCATTCAAACCATTTCCGGAACGAGCCTTTTTGAATAAACGGATCGAAAGCATCCATAGGCTTAACCCAAAAATGAGCAATCCCATTTGCTGATGAATCAGGATTTCGGTAGTCAGGTGTTCGCGAAACCAACCAACATGCAGCATGGAATAACCCAGAAGTCCTTGAAAAAGGACCAGCAGAGCGATGAACCAATGCAAAATACGTCCAACCCGACTCGTATGCATAATGGCGTTTTTCCTCGATGTAAAATTGTGCCTATTTCTCCAAAATATTCCATTAATAGAGACAATAATTGCGCAAGAATTAGAATTCACAGGGAAGACTCTTCAAGCGATGGGCATTGTAGCGCTATGCCAATCGATGAAGCCATGGATTCAAAAATCAAGTCAGATGACTCTTCTAATGGATGATCTGCGTTGAATATTTTTCACCGGAATAATTCCAGTTTTCCACAAAAACATGAAATCGGCCTCCATTGTCTAATCGCCTCGCCGTATTTCACCATTCAAGGCTCGAAAAACGCAGCGCGTAATTTACAGTCTGCTTCCTAACTGAAAATTCGCAGGAACCCGCTGAATGGATTCAAACCAGCAGAAGAGCGCACGCTTGAAGGAACAGTTTTTGAGATGCAGCATGACATCACCAAAGCAATCCTATCCTTATGGCGAAGTACAGCCCGGCGTAGGTGTCGGTAAGCTTTGGGCGCTATTGCAACTTTTACGCTATTCTGTTTTATCACTGTCTCAATCGGGTTCTGTTTTTGGAGTGTGTTAGCAGTCCTTAGCATGATCCACTGCTTTGAGAGCGGGTACTCAAGAGCCACATCTAGTGCACTTCGGGGCAAAACATGCCGGGTATCGACGCGGACATTCAGCAACTCTGGGATGAACTTGCTGATTTCGATGCGGCGCATAGCGATCAAACTATGCACCACTTATTGAATTTTCTTAACGAAGATCTGCATGCCATCAACGTGCTCTGGTTCGTAGCGATTCACCTACATTCCTTAAAGCCGGACGATCCGGTTTTCGGTTGGCGACCCCGCGTTCACGGGTATTTGTATCCCGATGCTGCGTTGGAAAAACGCTCGCGAGATGCAAAACAAAGCATTGAATGTGGGAAAATCAATCCTTCCATGATACGAAGCGCGGCATTAGCAGGGCAGTGGCGAGCCAATCGACTGGTCGACCTGGTGGAACCTGAATGGTTCGAATCAGAATTTTATCGCGACTACCATCTCGCCCATAATCACGGCGATGCAATCTGGCTCGCCTGCCCAATCAATGAAGACTCTGAGGTATATTTCGGAATTTTTCGCAGCAACGACGCACCACGCTTCAGCCCAGAAGACAGAGATCGGCCGCTGCGGATAGTGTGTGGTTTGTAATGGATGCTACGCCAATTATTGCTCAGCTATGGGGTTGGGATCGGCAATAAATCACTGACGCCAGCCGAGCGCAACGTGCTCC
This genomic stretch from Acidihalobacter ferrooxydans harbors:
- a CDS encoding MurR/RpiR family transcriptional regulator, with amino-acid sequence MDESIAQRVTAKISAMPASERKVAQTLIANFPLAGLKTVAEFSRDAGVSAPTVLRFLTRIGFQNYGAFQAALKEELGARLQSPLARSERLGQPINGQTTSTFVRAVEENIAETLAHLGQAEIEATAALLGDKKRTVYLVGGRFTDPVARYAAAHLRIIRPRVVHLDGQESSWHDRLLDMTRADVLVLFDIRRYQPSLLRFAEAAVDRRVVVVLFTDQWLSPLSKLARHVFAAHTSVPSPWDSSAALFVLVELLLARITEKSAPASVQRIRKMERLKPHESSAAAGGKPSSG
- a CDS encoding L-serine ammonia-lyase is translated as MSLSVFDLFKIGIGPSSSHTVGPMKAALRFASALERAGLLAATTRLRVQLYGSLGHTGRGHGSDRAVLLGLSGETPEAVDPDTVAQRLAAIAEQKTLHLLGRHPVALHPREDLVFHKRQRLPLHPNGMRFEAFDATGGLLLAREFYSVGGGFVLTADEAGEPRIDADETPLPNPFASATALLERCRVRGCSIAVLMRENERVWRSDRKIDQGLIEIWNVMQACAARGIAARGELPGGLHVPRRAPVLHARLAAQSGAAHDALAVLDWVNLYAIAINEENAAGGRVVTAPTNGAAGVIPAVLHYYTRFVPGADAHGVIDFLLTAGAIGMLYKENASISGADVGCQGEVGVACSMSAGALAAVLGGTPEQIENAAEIGMEHNLGLTCDPVAGLVQIPCIERNAMAAVKAINAARIALRGDGSHRVSLDRVIRTMLDTGRDMKVKYKETSRGGLAVNLIEC
- a CDS encoding SDR family oxidoreductase, translated to MKPTVLITGANRGIGLEFVRQYVDEGWRVHACCRHPDAANQLYELAGPDVLVHRLDVADAGQITALAGKLRDEPLDLLINNAGVYGPPGARFGALEPEGWLDTLRINSIAPLLMAQAFRNHIEAGGGRTIATLTSKMGSIGDNASGGSYIYRSSKAALNAALYSLSLDLAPHIKVLILHPGWVRTDMGGPSGEIDAVESARRLRGLIADAGPADSGRFTDIDGSTIPW
- a CDS encoding pirin family protein, with product MLTLRKAADRGHAVHGWLDSWHSFSFADYYDPRHMGVSALRVLNEDRIAPGAGFPTHPHQDMEILTYVLEGAVEHRDSTGTHGVIRPGEVQRMSAGTGIRHSEMNHSSTELLHLLQIWIQPAERGIAPGYEQRAFPVDERRGRLRLLASPDAAQESVRLHQDVRVYGALLTGDEAVTYSLHDSRIAYVHVARGELTLDGTPLKAGDAASVSGQPLLHLRDGFDAEVLLFDLPKV
- a CDS encoding ComF family protein, with protein sequence MRGIGLLRKGLDVIYPPVCVLCGAPGSAGRALCAACAGGLPQVEHACACCGRPLAPIAGTVCGRCLRRPPPYDAVFAPLRYAEPVDRLIAEFKFRGRLAHATLCAALLIDAAERAGRRPPALLLPVPLHRARLRERGYNQALEMARPLARHWGVRVDAFALRRVRATRAQMQLPARQRLRNLRGAFAVSSRARLPAAVAIVDDVMTTGATAAELARVLRRAGVKRVEIWALARAGEAR
- a CDS encoding AGE family epimerase/isomerase, translated to MKTVPDFRSPAFLREHIRRTMAFYHPRCIDPAGGFFHYFRDDGAIYDTAHRHLVSSTRFVFNYAKAAVAFGEPAYLDAARHGLAYLRDVHRDPATGGYVWTLRAGQPEDRTNHAYGLAFVLLAYASALRAGIAEARPWLNETRDLLETHYWDAAAGLYRDEADAQWHFTTYRGQNANMHLCEALLAAYEATAETFYLDRALTVADHMTRRQAAKTGGIIWEHYDVHWEPDWDYNRDHPRHLFRPWGFQAGHQTEWAKLLLILERHAPRDWQLPTARHLFDTALERAWDADCGGLCYGFAPDGTICDDDKYFWVQAESLAAAAVLATRTGDARYWSGYARIWRYAWAHFVDHEYGAWYRILHRDNRKYSDEKSPAGKVDYHTMGACYTVLELQP
- a CDS encoding SAM-dependent methyltransferase; translation: MTQQHDTRVPASPERDHWNERYAAKEFIWSVQANAFLVAETTDLPAGRALDLAAGEGRNAIWLAERGWQVRAVDFSEIAAEKGQRLAESRGVGERVEFEVADLRVYTPPAASFDLVILMYLHLPHDALFPVLARAADAVAPGGTFLLLGHDASNLEHGHGGPQNPAVLYTPEQIVGTLGDRLEIEQAGVFDRPVDTPAGTRIAKDCLVRARRAD
- a CDS encoding GFA family protein; this encodes MIEGGCHCGACRYAVETNALDDVAVCHCSICRRTTGGTHVTWATVPIASFRWTEGEPRRYSAVAGSERHFCPDCGAQMALWTVLSPGTLDISVTTLDHADHYPPNRHIWVGSRLAWVSLDDALAQEDEENYPD
- a CDS encoding DUF805 domain-containing protein, giving the protein MNWYLDVLRKYAVFSGRARRKEYWFFILFNLIASFIFGVIDGIVGVAMHNDNFSLFGTLYALAVLIPAIAVGVRRLHDTGRTGWWILIGLIPLIGWIVLLIFMVQDSQPGANVYGSSPKEAAA